One Algibacter sp. L3A6 genomic region harbors:
- a CDS encoding lysoplasmalogenase family protein, translating to MNIFFKNIYLFSIVFLVAVVLDNLVKQNLDTSFHRHLSKSLVTGLLLVYYLVNKNDKVPKLKSNAVIIGLVLFTIGGWFGTLMNNNQIFFFLSFVFFVAGKFFYALRLAKNHDFSFKRILFFLLFFSLYMFVLVNEVYEKLGDQLIIIVIYFFISIVLLAFAFVRKEFVCYKSYILVFLGLLFFVISESMLVVKLYGNSFAFDGPTLLVLYELGQYLFIIGVLEEVLIKPVEID from the coding sequence ATGAATATTTTTTTTAAAAATATTTACTTGTTTTCTATAGTGTTTTTGGTTGCCGTGGTATTGGATAATTTGGTAAAGCAGAACTTAGATACATCCTTTCATCGTCATTTATCTAAGAGTTTAGTAACTGGGTTATTGTTGGTATACTATTTAGTAAACAAGAATGATAAAGTACCAAAATTAAAATCTAATGCCGTAATTATAGGGTTAGTTCTTTTTACTATTGGTGGGTGGTTTGGTACACTTATGAATAATAATCAAATATTTTTTTTTCTCTCTTTTGTTTTTTTTGTTGCTGGCAAGTTTTTCTATGCCTTGAGGTTAGCGAAAAATCATGATTTTAGCTTTAAGAGAATACTCTTTTTCTTGTTGTTTTTTAGTTTGTATATGTTCGTGCTTGTTAATGAGGTTTACGAAAAGTTAGGTGATCAACTTATAATAATCGTTATTTATTTTTTTATTTCTATAGTTTTATTAGCATTCGCTTTTGTTCGAAAGGAATTTGTTTGCTACAAGAGTTATATTTTGGTGTTTTTAGGCTTGTTATTTTTTGTGATATCGGAAAGTATGTTGGTTGTAAAACTCTACGGAAATAGTTTTGCCTTTGATGGTCCAACGCTTCTTGTTTTATATGAGTTGGGGCAATATCTTTTTATTATTGGTGTTTTAGAAGAAGTTTTAATTAAACCAGTTGAAATAGACTAA